One Pyrofollis japonicus DNA window includes the following coding sequences:
- a CDS encoding pyridoxal phosphate-dependent decarboxylase family protein, whose amino-acid sequence MESMRRCREQVFGEKRCEDVIEELGTLISRDPRPCSVAGTMVAEPFDVAAEAYRMFMHVNYNDPASFNSVHVVKERLEALISELLGRRIRLLYTYGGSESTLSALYAFRETYGVKGIIASRAAHASVFKACRILGLRCHMAGVNPDLTISVDDVEELVESLPYRVALVATLGLTDNGALDPIEELNQIAEANDIPIYIDAVFGGFHLLAKGETRLLTLGSVKAFSLDPHKLYAPPGSGLLVVLDNDLMNALRFDAPYMPMGSQEGLLWTRNAAGLAATYAGLRLLGREGLKRLTTTLMMLAEELKVGLEEAGVVVYSKPWTPLVAFNVGRAWKRVLSLLGSRGIILYPSRLPGTLRYIVKWCHSRGFVKTVIEAVRESLKPVKNSAREKG is encoded by the coding sequence ATGGAATCGATGAGAAGGTGCAGAGAGCAGGTCTTTGGGGAGAAGAGATGCGAAGACGTTATTGAGGAGCTGGGGACTCTGATCTCCCGTGATCCTAGGCCGTGCAGTGTCGCTGGCACTATGGTTGCTGAGCCCTTTGACGTTGCTGCGGAAGCGTATAGGATGTTCATGCATGTTAACTATAACGACCCTGCTTCCTTCAATTCAGTACATGTTGTCAAGGAGCGCCTAGAGGCGCTGATCTCCGAGCTTCTTGGGCGGAGAATAAGGCTGCTCTATACTTACGGGGGCTCCGAGTCCACTCTCAGCGCGCTCTACGCGTTCAGGGAAACATATGGAGTCAAGGGTATAATTGCATCAAGGGCTGCACATGCGAGTGTGTTTAAGGCTTGCAGGATACTGGGCCTGCGATGCCACATGGCTGGCGTGAACCCTGACCTAACTATCAGCGTGGATGATGTTGAGGAGCTCGTGGAGAGCCTGCCATACCGGGTAGCCCTGGTAGCCACACTAGGCCTTACAGACAACGGCGCCTTGGACCCCATTGAGGAGCTGAACCAGATAGCGGAGGCCAACGACATACCTATTTATATTGATGCCGTGTTTGGCGGCTTCCACTTATTGGCCAAGGGGGAGACGCGGCTCCTTACCCTTGGCTCTGTCAAGGCGTTTTCCCTGGACCCGCACAAGCTCTATGCCCCGCCTGGCTCCGGCCTCCTCGTAGTCCTAGACAATGATCTCATGAACGCGCTTAGATTTGATGCACCATATATGCCTATGGGTTCACAGGAAGGACTCCTCTGGACCCGCAACGCTGCCGGGCTTGCAGCAACCTATGCGGGGCTAAGGCTTCTCGGGAGAGAAGGACTCAAACGCTTAACCACAACGCTCATGATGTTGGCCGAGGAGCTTAAAGTGGGGCTCGAGGAAGCAGGGGTAGTCGTCTATTCCAAGCCCTGGACTCCGCTCGTTGCATTCAATGTTGGAAGGGCTTGGAAAAGAGTTCTCAGCCTCCTGGGATCCAGAGGGATAATACTGTATCCATCAAGGCTGCCTGGAACTCTAAGATATATAGTCAAGTGGTGCCATAGCCGAGGGTTCGTCAAGACAGTAATCGAGGCGGTTAGAGAGTCACTTAAGCCCGTGAAAAATAGTGCTCGGGAGAAAGGATAG
- a CDS encoding PH domain-containing protein: MPSCLLSDLLFYTGIAGLSIGIIVLLFLARRLCKASFEIRDDLFLVKLGRCGRIEIPLGSIKEVRIVENPGKGMRIAGIAVPRYFYSGRFRFKNIGEVFIYADKPHNLLLVETIDGKRLLFGYGAAEMKDLLEQRAGKGPVDETRIVSRRSRYLLASLLLSILSLGLAVVAAIVLPQKLVFAGEVIEKGDALLLAFILGVMGLFDVLVFYAISQDDPVTPILSLPSAAASTLIVLSILLAMALCPAQ, encoded by the coding sequence TTGCCTTCTTGTCTGCTCAGCGACCTACTCTTCTATACGGGGATCGCTGGCCTCTCTATCGGGATAATAGTACTGCTATTTCTCGCGCGAAGGCTCTGTAAGGCGAGCTTCGAGATAAGAGATGACTTGTTTCTCGTCAAGCTTGGGCGCTGCGGGAGAATCGAGATACCACTGGGCTCTATAAAAGAGGTAAGGATAGTCGAGAACCCTGGTAAGGGCATGCGGATTGCTGGCATAGCTGTACCGAGATACTTCTACTCTGGGCGCTTCCGCTTCAAAAACATCGGTGAAGTATTCATCTATGCTGATAAGCCCCATAACCTCCTCCTGGTCGAGACGATTGATGGGAAGAGGCTGCTCTTCGGCTACGGAGCAGCCGAGATGAAGGATCTTCTAGAGCAGAGAGCCGGTAAAGGACCAGTTGATGAGACAAGGATAGTTTCTCGTCGAAGTCGCTACCTCTTAGCAAGCCTACTACTAAGCATACTAAGCCTCGGCCTCGCAGTTGTAGCGGCCATAGTGCTCCCACAGAAGCTAGTATTTGCCGGGGAAGTAATAGAGAAGGGTGACGCACTCCTCCTAGCCTTCATACTCGGTGTAATGGGTTTGTTCGACGTGCTTGTCTTCTACGCGATCAGCCAGGATGACCCGGTAACGCCTATTCTTAGCCTGCCCTCAGCAGCTGCGTCAACACTGATAGTGTTGTCTATTTTGCTTGCAATGGCTCTTTGTCCAGCGCAATGA
- the lysM gene encoding HTH-type transcriptional regulator LysM — MERLEGFHGLLSRDRELETRLDQKDYKLLELLRQNARESYAALAAQLGISESAVRKRIMKLKKLGVIRRFTIDYDVPGEVVALILVKTQPPVQTPDVSRKILQNRMVEKVYEVTGEYDILVIARARSSQDINSIIDYIRSIEGVQSTYTMIVLRSY; from the coding sequence TTGGAGAGGCTAGAAGGGTTCCACGGCTTGCTGAGTAGAGACCGCGAGCTGGAGACAAGGCTGGATCAGAAGGACTACAAGTTGTTGGAGCTGCTTAGGCAGAATGCTAGGGAGTCTTATGCTGCTCTTGCCGCGCAGTTGGGGATCTCCGAGTCTGCTGTGCGCAAGCGGATAATGAAGCTGAAGAAGCTTGGCGTGATAAGGAGGTTTACTATCGACTATGACGTGCCAGGCGAGGTGGTTGCGCTCATACTCGTAAAGACGCAGCCACCGGTACAGACACCAGATGTTTCCCGGAAGATTCTCCAGAACCGTATGGTTGAGAAGGTGTACGAGGTCACGGGGGAGTACGATATATTGGTTATTGCAAGGGCGAGGTCGTCGCAGGACATAAACAGCATAATAGACTACATAAGGTCTATCGAGGGGGTACAGAGCACCTATACTATGATAGTGCTGCGCTCATACTAG
- the lysW/argW gene encoding alpha-aminoadipate/glutamate carrier protein LysW, with amino-acid sequence MPTLKCPVCGNPVEVPDDAMPGELIEHDCGVVLEVYRDQNGNLALRPFEGVQEDWGE; translated from the coding sequence GTGCCAACGCTCAAGTGCCCCGTATGCGGGAACCCGGTAGAAGTCCCAGACGACGCAATGCCGGGCGAACTCATAGAGCATGACTGTGGAGTTGTGCTAGAGGTTTACCGCGACCAGAACGGCAACCTAGCGCTTAGGCCCTTCGAGGGCGTCCAAGAGGACTGGGGAGAATAA
- the argC gene encoding N-acetyl-gamma-glutamyl-phosphate reductase — protein sequence MLRAAILGGSGYTGGELLRILAAHPHVEVFYVTSREYAGAPIYFAHPNLRGFYQGLRFEKMSIDKALEADVVFSALPHGVGLETTARLYESGVQVVDLSADYRLKDPEAYKLWYGFEHPYPELLEKAVYGLPELHRDELKGAKLIASPGCNATAAILASAPLVKHDLIEDTRIVVDVKAGSSERGSKPSRSSHHPEREGSIHPYSVSGHRHAAEAEQELSRLAGTRIKVSLVPHAVPSIRGVLASAYAWLREGVSETDVAKAYAETYRGSKFVRIVPVGRQGTISPKFVQGSNFADVGYAVERRLRRVTGFAAIDNLVRGAAGQAVQAFNVSRGFPEEAGLSTPPLHP from the coding sequence TTGCTCCGCGCAGCAATACTTGGTGGTTCGGGATATACTGGCGGAGAACTGCTCAGAATACTCGCGGCCCACCCACATGTAGAGGTATTCTACGTGACTAGCAGAGAATATGCTGGCGCTCCCATTTATTTCGCGCACCCAAATCTCCGAGGCTTCTACCAGGGATTACGCTTCGAGAAAATGAGCATAGATAAGGCCCTCGAAGCCGACGTCGTCTTCTCCGCACTCCCCCACGGTGTCGGCCTAGAGACCACGGCACGGCTCTACGAGTCCGGCGTACAAGTAGTTGACCTGAGCGCCGATTACCGGCTCAAGGATCCGGAAGCCTATAAGCTATGGTACGGCTTTGAGCATCCCTACCCCGAGCTCCTAGAGAAAGCAGTCTACGGCCTACCAGAGCTCCACCGCGACGAACTAAAAGGCGCCAAGCTAATAGCGTCACCGGGCTGCAACGCCACAGCAGCCATACTCGCATCGGCACCCCTGGTAAAGCATGACCTCATTGAGGACACCAGGATAGTTGTCGATGTTAAGGCGGGGAGCAGCGAGAGGGGCTCCAAGCCCAGCAGGTCCTCGCACCACCCGGAGAGGGAGGGCTCAATACATCCGTACTCGGTGAGCGGTCACCGCCACGCAGCGGAAGCGGAGCAGGAGCTAAGCCGACTAGCCGGTACGAGGATAAAAGTGTCGCTTGTCCCCCATGCTGTCCCCTCCATCCGCGGCGTCCTGGCATCAGCTTATGCATGGCTACGTGAAGGGGTATCGGAGACCGATGTCGCCAAAGCATATGCAGAAACCTATCGTGGCTCCAAGTTTGTACGCATAGTTCCCGTAGGGCGCCAAGGGACAATTAGCCCGAAGTTTGTCCAGGGAAGCAACTTCGCCGACGTAGGGTACGCTGTAGAAAGGAGGCTTCGCAGGGTGACAGGGTTCGCGGCAATAGATAACCTTGTAAGAGGAGCTGCTGGCCAAGCCGTCCAGGCCTTCAACGTATCAAGGGGATTCCCTGAAGAAGCTGGGCTCAGCACGCCCCCACTGCACCCCTAG
- a CDS encoding [LysW]-aminoadipate/[LysW]-glutamate kinase — translation MSVQRPIVVKAGGRLVANPETRIKILRNIVELSDNGKPVIFVHGGGDVVTEYSKRMGVEPRFVVSPSGIRSRYTGPEELEVYVMVMAGKLNKEIVAELNSDKVRAIGVTGADCGIMVAQRKKRIVIINERGRKQVIPGGYTGKIVSVNKECIEKLLSITNTVVVSPIALGTEGELLNVDGDQAASSIATAIQAEALVLLSDVEGVIIDGKVVPTIPLSLAEEYAAKTGYGMNRKILMAAEAVAKGVGKAVIAPGNVEDPVTKALSEETGTSIKP, via the coding sequence ATGTCTGTACAGAGGCCCATAGTCGTGAAGGCTGGTGGAAGACTTGTAGCGAACCCGGAAACGAGGATAAAGATACTCAGAAACATAGTTGAGCTAAGCGATAATGGTAAACCAGTAATATTTGTTCACGGAGGAGGCGACGTTGTCACAGAGTATTCTAAGAGAATGGGTGTTGAGCCGCGCTTCGTTGTTTCTCCGAGCGGTATTAGGAGCAGGTACACGGGCCCCGAGGAGCTAGAGGTATACGTCATGGTTATGGCTGGGAAGCTTAACAAGGAGATAGTAGCTGAGCTCAACAGCGACAAGGTGAGAGCAATAGGTGTCACCGGGGCGGATTGCGGAATAATGGTGGCGCAGAGGAAGAAGAGGATAGTAATAATCAATGAGCGTGGCAGGAAACAAGTAATACCAGGCGGCTATACGGGCAAAATAGTCTCTGTTAACAAGGAGTGCATAGAGAAACTCTTATCAATAACTAATACCGTTGTTGTGTCGCCGATCGCGCTGGGAACAGAGGGCGAGCTCCTAAACGTTGACGGAGACCAAGCAGCATCAAGTATAGCTACAGCTATCCAAGCCGAAGCACTCGTCCTATTATCGGACGTAGAGGGCGTGATCATAGACGGCAAGGTAGTGCCCACAATACCGCTAAGCCTTGCCGAGGAGTATGCTGCAAAGACGGGCTACGGTATGAACAGGAAGATATTGATGGCAGCCGAGGCGGTCGCCAAGGGCGTGGGAAAGGCTGTCATAGCTCCTGGGAACGTAGAAGACCCCGTTACAAAAGCTTTGAGCGAGGAGACAGGGACCTCGATAAAGCCTTAA
- a CDS encoding D-2-hydroxyacid dehydrogenase has product MDVRILVTDHLHKVFHELAKRCGIRVDERLGATRDELLRLVPGYDVLVVRSRTRVDGEIIAAGRKGRLRLIVRAGVGLDNIDLEAAKRYEVEVVNTPTASTQSVAELVLGLMIAAARSIAWLNYRARNGVWLKERGLELYGKTLLVVGFGRIGRRVAAMAKALGMRVKAYDVIDIERSARSLGVEPVYDLCEALRSADVVSVHVPLTKQTYHLFSDKLFECMKPRTIFINTSRGAVVDAEALLRALEEGKVYAAGLDVLEHEPPATPAEKKLLEHPRVIVTPHIGASTEEAQYRVAILSLAAITRRLGICCPEAEEAIKPVCDQLEEMGLNC; this is encoded by the coding sequence ATGGATGTCCGAATCCTCGTGACGGATCACTTGCACAAGGTCTTCCACGAACTGGCAAAGCGGTGCGGTATACGGGTAGACGAGAGGCTCGGCGCCACGAGGGATGAGCTGCTGAGGCTTGTACCAGGCTACGACGTGCTCGTTGTGAGGAGCCGTACAAGGGTTGATGGTGAGATCATTGCTGCTGGTAGGAAGGGGCGGCTAAGGCTAATAGTGCGTGCCGGTGTCGGCTTGGACAACATTGACCTTGAGGCTGCTAAGAGGTATGAGGTGGAGGTTGTGAATACCCCTACGGCTTCAACGCAGAGCGTGGCGGAGCTAGTATTAGGCCTAATGATTGCAGCCGCGAGGAGCATAGCGTGGCTAAACTACCGTGCCAGGAACGGTGTGTGGCTCAAGGAACGCGGCCTAGAACTCTACGGGAAAACGCTGTTGGTGGTAGGGTTTGGCCGCATCGGTAGAAGAGTAGCGGCAATGGCCAAGGCGCTCGGCATGAGAGTAAAAGCGTACGACGTCATAGATATCGAGAGGAGTGCTAGGAGCCTAGGCGTGGAGCCGGTATACGACCTCTGCGAGGCGCTCCGATCAGCCGACGTGGTCTCAGTCCACGTGCCGCTAACGAAGCAAACCTACCACTTGTTCAGCGACAAGCTATTCGAGTGCATGAAGCCGAGAACAATATTCATAAACACGTCCAGGGGGGCAGTCGTCGACGCCGAGGCACTTCTCCGAGCACTAGAAGAGGGCAAGGTCTACGCTGCCGGCCTCGACGTACTAGAGCACGAGCCCCCAGCCACCCCAGCGGAGAAGAAGCTCCTCGAACACCCAAGAGTAATAGTGACCCCACACATAGGCGCCTCCACGGAGGAGGCACAGTACCGCGTAGCAATACTCTCCCTAGCAGCGATAACAAGGAGGCTCGGAATCTGCTGCCCAGAGGCAGAGGAGGCGATCAAGCCGGTGTGCGACCAGCTAGAAGAAATGGGCCTCAACTGCTAG
- a CDS encoding fumarylacetoacetate hydrolase family protein, with protein MKLADLRLLLGYEVWSFIGLTRIAAPGGGVEPALVYRGRVYPLSAWGFNDVKEVMLEYPPEDIEHLARMVSSSDKGLPLGGVRFLAPIERPSKIIAVGLNYRAHAAETGRNPPPVPDLFVKTVNTVIGPGDPIILHDPGLRVDAEAELAVVIGLPGRSLEPEEVIENIWGYMAFNDVSARYEQHLVGASQWWRGKSRDTYAPMGPVIVPRTLISPWKGVDVILRVSGEELQHGNTSDMIHDVKMLVSYASRGTFLEPGDIIATGTPPGVGFARNPPRHLQPGDIVEVCIGKIGCIVNPVVPEKPIRESKEERDKSV; from the coding sequence GTGAAGCTAGCAGACCTGAGGCTTCTCCTCGGCTACGAGGTCTGGAGCTTCATAGGCCTCACGCGCATAGCTGCTCCAGGCGGCGGCGTAGAGCCAGCGCTCGTCTATCGGGGCCGCGTCTACCCGTTATCGGCATGGGGGTTCAATGACGTTAAAGAGGTCATGTTAGAGTACCCGCCAGAGGACATAGAGCACCTGGCTAGAATGGTGAGTAGCAGCGATAAGGGGTTGCCGCTCGGAGGTGTAAGGTTTCTCGCCCCGATAGAGAGGCCGTCGAAGATAATAGCTGTTGGGCTAAACTATCGCGCCCATGCAGCAGAGACGGGAAGAAATCCTCCACCGGTTCCAGACCTATTCGTGAAGACCGTGAATACTGTGATCGGGCCAGGTGACCCAATAATACTGCATGACCCCGGGCTACGTGTCGATGCTGAGGCCGAGCTGGCGGTCGTTATAGGGCTGCCGGGCAGGAGCCTCGAGCCGGAAGAGGTTATAGAGAACATATGGGGGTACATGGCGTTCAACGATGTCTCGGCGAGGTATGAGCAGCACCTTGTAGGCGCCTCCCAGTGGTGGAGGGGAAAAAGCAGGGACACCTATGCCCCAATGGGGCCAGTCATAGTGCCGCGCACGCTCATCAGCCCGTGGAAAGGCGTAGACGTCATCCTACGGGTATCTGGCGAGGAACTGCAGCATGGGAACACTAGCGACATGATACACGACGTGAAAATGCTCGTCTCCTATGCTAGTCGAGGCACATTCCTAGAACCCGGCGACATAATCGCGACAGGAACGCCTCCAGGAGTAGGCTTCGCTAGAAACCCTCCCAGGCACCTACAGCCAGGCGACATAGTTGAAGTATGTATAGGGAAGATAGGCTGTATAGTCAACCCTGTCGTCCCCGAGAAGCCAATTAGGGAAAGCAAAGAAGAGCGGGATAAAAGCGTCTAA
- a CDS encoding pyridoxal-phosphate-dependent aminotransferase family protein: MAKLMTPGPIELHERVLSALAKPIISHRSQEFRQLLREIVEELSSLASAEEAYVLPGTGTTAVDAMVWSLIEPRSKVLALVGGEFGKRLAYSAEARGACVHRAYVDPRRGPLVEEVLGRLEEENYDYLLVVHNETSTGLAFRDVERLARLAERYGVKTLVDSVSGFPVEDIRLRNVYAVATATHKALAAPPGAAIVMVSREAVEVLEKRGQSSIDVPPAIDLARYHWFLKDRGETPFTAPITVMYGLREALLLVREKGVENIRREHRAKANILYDELTRRGYEAFVLRSDYRSATVAAFLVPKCMSALDAKKYLAENGYIVATGMSEYREKMLRIGVMGAVTKNDVETVAKLLVELYVEKCLV, encoded by the coding sequence ATGGCCAAGCTCATGACCCCAGGCCCCATAGAGCTCCACGAGAGAGTACTCAGCGCGCTAGCCAAGCCAATTATCAGTCACCGGAGCCAGGAGTTCAGACAACTACTGAGAGAAATAGTTGAAGAGTTATCCTCGCTCGCATCGGCGGAAGAAGCCTACGTGCTTCCGGGAACCGGGACCACGGCAGTAGACGCCATGGTTTGGAGCCTCATTGAGCCCCGTAGCAAGGTATTGGCGCTCGTCGGGGGCGAATTCGGGAAACGCCTAGCATATTCCGCGGAAGCGCGGGGAGCATGCGTTCATAGGGCCTACGTGGATCCCCGTAGGGGGCCCCTTGTAGAAGAGGTCTTAGGGCGCCTCGAGGAGGAAAACTACGACTACCTACTAGTGGTTCACAATGAGACTAGTACTGGGCTCGCCTTCCGCGACGTCGAGAGGCTGGCAAGGCTAGCTGAGCGATATGGCGTGAAAACCCTTGTCGACTCTGTCTCAGGGTTCCCTGTCGAGGATATACGTCTCCGCAACGTATACGCCGTGGCCACGGCCACCCATAAGGCCTTGGCAGCCCCCCCAGGCGCAGCAATAGTAATGGTCAGCCGCGAAGCTGTCGAGGTGCTCGAGAAGAGGGGACAGAGCAGCATAGACGTCCCACCAGCGATAGATCTCGCCCGCTACCACTGGTTCCTAAAGGACCGGGGAGAGACGCCATTCACGGCACCGATAACGGTTATGTATGGGCTGAGGGAGGCCCTCCTCCTGGTAAGGGAGAAAGGCGTTGAGAATATACGGAGAGAACACCGCGCCAAGGCAAACATACTGTACGACGAGCTGACTAGGAGGGGCTACGAGGCCTTCGTTCTGCGCAGCGATTACCGGAGCGCGACAGTAGCTGCTTTCCTCGTCCCCAAGTGCATGTCGGCGCTGGACGCGAAGAAGTATTTGGCAGAAAACGGCTACATAGTTGCAACAGGGATGAGCGAGTACCGGGAGAAGATGCTGAGAATAGGAGTAATGGGAGCAGTTACAAAGAACGACGTGGAAACCGTGGCGAAGCTACTGGTAGAGCTCTATGTCGAGAAATGCCTAGTATGA
- a CDS encoding molybdopterin-guanine dinucleotide biosynthesis protein B: MQLLLIAGEGRDVGKTLLGEKLVKALTSRGLSVGVVKHVHHGVDYRVKDTGRYLAAGAQRVVAVGPAEYMVVEPRRLGLEEAICLVSENDVVIVEGFKEHIEDVRKQGGCAVFLRRSGAAELWYRSEHREITSINAVFEIVLRLLQDSSCSTVFSCRNSSS; this comes from the coding sequence ATGCAACTTCTCCTAATCGCTGGCGAGGGACGCGACGTCGGAAAAACGCTTCTCGGAGAGAAACTAGTCAAAGCGCTTACATCCAGAGGGCTCAGCGTAGGCGTAGTAAAGCACGTACACCACGGTGTAGACTACCGGGTAAAGGACACGGGGCGATACCTAGCGGCAGGTGCCCAGCGAGTAGTCGCAGTAGGCCCAGCCGAGTACATGGTGGTTGAGCCCCGAAGACTAGGCCTCGAAGAAGCAATATGCTTGGTATCGGAAAACGACGTAGTCATTGTAGAGGGCTTCAAAGAACACATAGAAGATGTGAGGAAACAGGGTGGATGCGCGGTCTTTCTCCGAAGAAGCGGAGCAGCCGAGCTATGGTATAGGAGCGAGCACAGAGAGATTACTAGCATCAATGCGGTATTTGAAATCGTTCTAAGACTGCTCCAGGACTCTTCTTGTAGCACGGTGTTTTCGTGCAGAAATAGCTCCTCCTAA
- a CDS encoding MBL fold metallo-hydrolase: protein MRVAFLGTGGAGAPPGRAENSILVEDKDTRMLLDCGPGCGQRLYEAGFSVRDLDYVYISHLHLDHWSGLFELTVYASVEGVSPPAIIVAVPLLEDFENTVIGLLPRSVREKLRVVPIRPGEATSLGSFNITPIESSHSIPCYGVLVENRAARLLYTSDTRVTEQYRRLAGTVSMLVTEATMPTGMESIAEATGHQTVSQALGYREYMSNDSLLALVHITLSSIEELGKIRARGTIVPSDLSTVSLW from the coding sequence TTGCGTGTAGCATTTCTCGGCACTGGTGGGGCGGGTGCGCCTCCGGGCCGCGCAGAGAACTCGATACTTGTCGAGGACAAAGATACGCGGATGCTGCTAGACTGTGGACCCGGCTGCGGGCAGAGGCTCTACGAGGCAGGGTTCAGCGTAAGAGACCTTGACTACGTGTATATTTCTCATCTGCATCTAGACCACTGGTCTGGCTTGTTCGAACTAACAGTCTATGCCTCCGTGGAGGGTGTTTCACCGCCTGCAATCATTGTTGCCGTGCCTCTTCTCGAAGACTTCGAGAACACTGTTATAGGGCTTCTTCCCCGCTCGGTTCGCGAGAAGCTACGAGTAGTGCCGATAAGGCCTGGAGAGGCTACGAGCCTGGGCTCGTTTAATATAACCCCAATAGAGTCTTCTCACAGCATACCATGCTACGGCGTACTCGTAGAGAATCGTGCTGCTAGACTGCTCTACACCTCTGATACACGTGTTACTGAACAGTACCGCCGCCTCGCGGGAACAGTATCGATGCTCGTAACCGAGGCCACCATGCCGACTGGGATGGAGAGTATTGCCGAGGCCACTGGGCATCAGACAGTGAGCCAGGCACTAGGATACCGCGAGTACATGAGCAATGACTCGCTGCTAGCACTTGTCCATATAACTCTTTCAAGCATAGAGGAACTGGGGAAAATACGTGCACGCGGCACCATAGTGCCTAGCGACTTGTCCACTGTATCGCTCTGGTAG
- the lysX gene encoding lysine biosynthesis protein LysX, producing MVKVFFLYDVLRLDEKMLLDRLRARAQVEPLHVSSSILEIGGYAEADVALQRSISFYRAMSSTVAVESWGIRVINNSLALAMAEDKAWSLSVLYQHKIPVPRTLLAYSIDSAVEAARKLGFPVVMKPLMGSWGRLAALASDEEAARAIAEHREMLGSMYKVHYVQEYIDKPGRDIRAMCIGDGVPAAIYRVSNHWITNTARGGRAEPAKVDPILEDLVIRSCKALKVEVGGVDVVEDPERGYVVLEVNAVPEYKNIARVTGVDIADEIARYVVEQAKR from the coding sequence ATGGTGAAAGTGTTTTTCCTCTACGATGTACTGCGCCTTGATGAGAAGATGCTCCTAGACCGTTTGCGTGCAAGAGCGCAGGTTGAGCCTCTTCACGTCTCGTCCTCGATTCTCGAGATAGGCGGCTACGCTGAGGCAGATGTCGCACTTCAGCGCTCGATAAGCTTCTATCGCGCAATGTCGTCAACCGTTGCCGTGGAGTCGTGGGGTATAAGGGTCATTAATAATAGTCTTGCCCTCGCAATGGCCGAGGATAAGGCGTGGAGCCTCTCAGTCCTATATCAGCACAAGATCCCCGTTCCCCGCACGCTTCTCGCCTACAGCATTGACTCCGCTGTAGAAGCTGCCCGCAAACTCGGCTTCCCCGTAGTCATGAAGCCCCTTATGGGTAGCTGGGGGCGCCTAGCCGCCCTTGCCTCCGACGAGGAGGCTGCGAGGGCTATAGCCGAGCACCGAGAGATGCTTGGAAGCATGTATAAGGTACACTATGTGCAAGAGTACATTGATAAGCCTGGCCGCGACATAAGGGCAATGTGTATCGGCGATGGAGTCCCGGCCGCGATATACCGTGTGAGCAATCACTGGATCACAAACACGGCGCGTGGTGGGAGAGCTGAACCAGCCAAGGTTGACCCCATACTCGAGGACCTGGTTATTAGGTCGTGTAAGGCGCTAAAGGTCGAGGTCGGCGGCGTGGACGTCGTTGAGGACCCCGAAAGGGGTTATGTAGTTCTCGAGGTCAACGCGGTCCCCGAGTACAAGAACATCGCAAGGGTTACTGGAGTAGATATTGCAGACGAGATAGCCCGCTACGTCGTCGAGCAGGCGAAGAGGTAA
- a CDS encoding DUF5518 domain-containing protein has translation MGLVLAIAIGTIIAFVSTPLPLGIFLGYLIAGFLAGYLAGQGPLKGALAGFVSSLIALVAWSLIAISAGAALLGWLGALLGWALSAMLFVIGGCGICVAVIGGALGGAISARKHRATRRVLEQS, from the coding sequence ATGGGGTTGGTGCTTGCCATCGCTATAGGCACTATTATAGCTTTCGTATCAACTCCTCTTCCGCTAGGCATATTCCTCGGCTATCTTATTGCTGGGTTTCTCGCAGGCTACCTGGCTGGCCAGGGGCCGCTGAAGGGTGCATTGGCTGGATTTGTTTCGTCATTGATTGCGCTCGTAGCCTGGTCACTTATCGCGATTAGCGCTGGCGCTGCCCTGCTTGGCTGGCTTGGCGCACTACTGGGATGGGCGCTGTCAGCAATGCTTTTCGTAATAGGTGGATGCGGTATCTGTGTGGCTGTTATAGGTGGTGCGTTAGGAGGAGCTATTTCTGCACGAAAACACCGTGCTACAAGAAGAGTCCTGGAGCAGTCTTAG